In the genome of Cydia strobilella chromosome Z, ilCydStro3.1, whole genome shotgun sequence, one region contains:
- the LOC134754264 gene encoding protein SCAI, producing MVANIAMNTSLDDHGRKVIIEFCHLLEKSKQLFNGLRELPQYGHKQWHSHFGRTFDVYTKLWKFQQQHRAILDSKYGLKRWQIGEIASKIGQLYYHFYLRTSETAYLNEAFSFYYAIRGRCYYTKACKEDKCELMVKKLRYYARFIVVCLLLKKIKLVRELIKELDRQIIEYGNTYDPDDQMEWTVVVDEVKAFIQAEPVISVIHPDNHPVILSHRLSSLTTPPVERSPQMTLSLQEVLIIGSSSLQAKFSELTIDMFRMLQTLEREPSGQPQHMYDDSPRQRFISNPTLPTSKGYNLENGPRRDSPHKYLLFKPSPSQVLVYLASGCNDLPPSGALLLYISADGQIVPASKHPEQMGYEVGGLITTSRSDIHRDCVKEPKITAAGVSAPKYKEQQCLHPGDLYPFTRRPLFIIIDSDNSCVFQHIPRHFGQPLVILMSPLDVPQPFQENKQQGNLFTIFLTTPLTAFAYICDIHTMSLNHWDRAQSFVDTFMAEASQVVTRSRIDIMYIMFMGDDYLRLLLLRFVFCEVTLRLHRGFRSRTQLTRASPPLPEEILDHPTLVQIVLDLAMNLQARGHFHDPGSAGPSQGKD from the exons ATGGTTGCGAATATTGCAATGAATACCTCCCTTGATGACCATGGAAGAAAGGTCATCATTGAATTTTGCCATCTTCTCGAGAAATCGAAACAGTTATTTAACGGTTTAAG AGAACTTCCCCAATACGGGCACAAACAATGGCACTCACATTTTGGGCGAACGTTCGACGTGTATACCAAACTTTGGAAGTTTCAACAGCAACACCGCGCTATTCTTGACAGCAAATATGGTCTCAAACGGTGGCAAATTGGGGAGATTGCTTCCAAAATTGGTCAACTCTATTATCACTTCTA CCTTAGAACAAGTGAGACCGCGTATCTCAATGAAGCGTTTTCATTTTACTACGCCATAAGAGGACGGTGCTACTATACAAAAGCGTGCAAAGAAGATAAATGTGAATTGATGGTCAAAAAATTAAGATATTATGCAAGGTTTATTGTAGTATGTTTGCTTctcaagaaaattaaattagtacGAGAGTTGATTAAGGAGTTAGATAGACAAATAATTGAATATGGGAACACGTATGACCCAGATGACCAAATGGAGTGGACGGTTGTCGTAGACGAGGTAAAAGCTTTTATTCAAGCGGAACCGGTCATATCGGTTATACATCCCGATAACCATCCCGTGATCCTTTCCCACAG gCTCAGCAGTCTGACTACCCCGCCTGTAGAAAGATCACCTCAAATGACTCTGTCTCTTCAAGAAGTTTTGATAATAGGAAGTAGTTCACTGCAAGCCAAGTTTTCTGAACTCACCATAGATATGTTCCGAATGCTTCAAACACTCGAGAGAGAACCGTCGGGGCAGCCACAACACATGTACGATGACTCGCCGCGGCAACGATTCATTTCAAATCCTACACTGCCTACAAGTAAAG GATACAATTTGGAGAATGGCCCGCGACGTGACAGCCCTCACAAATATCTACTATTCAAGCCATCGCCAAGCCAAGTGCTAGTGTACCTGGCAAGTGGCTGCAACGATCTGCCTCCTAGCGGCGCTCTGCTGTTGTACATCTCTGCAGATGGGCAGATAGTCCCAGCCTCAAAGCACCCTGAACAAA TGGGTTACGAGGTCGGTGGGCTTATCACGACCTCTCGAAGTGACATTCACAGGGACTGTGTGAAAGAACCAAAAATCACGGCCGCCGGCGTGTCGGCCCCCAAATACAAGGAGCAGCAATGCTTGCACCCCGGGGACCTGTACCCCTTCACGCGGAGGCCGTTGTTCATCATTATCGACTCAGACAACTCCTGCGTGTTCCAACACATACCGCGTCACTTTGGACAACCTCTTGTTATCTTAATGTCGCCTTTAGATGTCCCACAGCCGTTTCAAG AAAACAAACAGCAGGGCAACCTTTTCACAATTTTCCTAACAACACCGTTGACTGCCTTCGCGTACATCTGCGACATACACACCATGTCGTTAAACCACTGGGATCGGGCTCAGAGCTTCGTTGACACATTCATGGCTGAAGCATCACAGGTTGTGACCAGAAGTCGCATCG acATAATGTACATAATGTTCATGGGCGATGATTATCTGAGGCTCCTGCTGCTCCGTTTTGTGTTCTGCGAAGTGACGTTGCGACTGCACCGGGGCTTCCGCTCCCGCACGCAACTCACGCGTGCCTCGCCGCCTCTGCCCGAGGAGATACTCGACCATCCCACGCTAGTACAAATTGTGCTAGACCTGGCTATGAATTTACAG